GCTTAGCTGCGAGGCTAAATTTACCTACACCGACACCGACTTAACCGTAAGTTTTACCAATAACTCCATAGTAAACGAAGGCGAACTATTACTAACACTTTGGGATTTTGACGACGGCACTACCAGCATCCTCCCTAACCCCACACACACGTTTAAAAACGAGGGCAGTTTTAACGTTTGTTTAACTATTACCACCACAAAAGGCTGTAAACAACAGTCATGTTATAATATTACGGTAATAAATAGCGCTAACTGCGAGGCTAAATTTAATGCCGTAGCCGATAGCTTAACCCCCCTCGTGTTTTATTTTGACGATGCTTCTTCAGGAACAGCCGATACTTGGAGTTGGAGCTTTGGCGATGGAACTGTGGGTACAGGTGCAAACGTACAGCATGTTTACACCATGGCCGGCACTTATTATGTTTGCCTAACTATTGCCAATAGTATGGGTTGTAGCAGTTACACCTGCCAAACAATAACAGTTATTGATAATGAAAATATATGCTTGGCTAAATACACTTATAATGCCTCCGGAGACCTAACCGTTAAATTTACAGATGCCTCTAAAACCGATGGAATAGATGATATTATTACAAACTGGACTTGGACGTTTGGAGACGGCACAGCCAGCAACGAACAAAATCCGGAGCATGTTTTTACTGCCAATGGATTTTATGATGTTTGCTTAACCATTACTACCAAATCCGGATGCACCAATACCATTTGCAACACCATTAATCTTAGCAATACCGGCTCGCTTTGTGGTATAATTACTGCCGCCGATCTTATTTTTGACTTTGATGCGACTGTTTATTTAATATACCACGACCCAATTGAGGAAACCTTAATAGCCATAGACAGCACCTTTATTGATAACGACAGCCTAAATATGGGCAAATTTTGCTTTGAAAACATTACCCCCGGATTTTACCTAATTAAAGCAGGGCTTAACCCCGCTTCAAAAGATTACGACAACTACCTCCCAACTTATTACGCATCGGTAGCAAACTGGAGCGAAGCCACACCCATTGAAGTAAAAAAAGGAGAAACCCAAAATATTACATTTAATTTAATTCCCGGAGAAAACCCCGGCGGCCCTGCCTTTATTGGTGGCTATATTGCCGACGGCGCGGGCAAACAAACTGGTGGCAACCCATCCTCTAATATTAGTGTTATTTTACTTAACGAGAACCAAACACCCATAGCCCAAACCCTTACAAATGCTATTGGTAATTACCAGTTCGAAAATTTACCCTATGGCAACTATTATATAACCACCGATGTACTAAACAAAACATCAGACAAACAAGCAATTAGCCTTAGCGCCGACACCCCTAACCCCCAAAACATAGACTTTGAAGTAAATAACAACCACGTAAATGCTACCAACACCACCGCTATTGATGAATTGCTCATTGAAACATGGATTGATTGCTTCTATGGCAACCCTAATCCGGTTATTAATCTTTTATCGGTGTATGTTTGTGCAAATGAATCATTTTCGGCCACCATACAATTTTTTAGTGCAGACTCAGGAACGGCCATTTATAATTTGAATGTAAATATCGTTCCGGGACTTAATATTTTTAATATTAATGCCGGATGGCTGCCTGCCGGTGCTTATATTTGTAAATTGTCGCCAAGCGGCTATGGTTTTGTCTTTGTTAAATTGTAAAACACTAAAAAAAGGTAAAAGCATGGTGTTTGTGCAAACAAAGCATTTGCGAAATATACATAATGAATAAATACACTGTCATTTTTAATGCCGTAGCAGTGCTTTTTATTGCTGCTATGGTTTATTGTTTGTTTGTGGGATGTAATAGGCAAGGTATTGCCTTGCAAAAACTTAACTTATACACACTAAACGGAGAACTCGTAAATTGGGATACCCTTAAAGGTAAAACCATAGTGGCTAATTTTTGGGCTACCTGGTGCGGCCCATGCCTTCAGGAGAAACCTTTTTTAGAACAAGCACGCTTAGCACTTGAAAAAGAAGGCGTTGTATTTTTAACAATATCAGAAGAAGACACAACAACCATAGCCCAATATAAAAACCAAAAAAAATATGGGTTTACCTACCTGAAAAGTGATAATAATTTTAAGATGCTGGGCATTTTTAGTATTCCGCAAACTTATATTATAAACAAAGAAGGCAAGGTAATACACAGCCAGTTAGGTGGGCGCAACTGGGCAAACCCCGAAAGTTTAGACCTTATTAGGCAGGCATTGTAATTGCAAATTTATTTCTCGTTACTTGTTCGCCGAACTAATTCAGCTAATTTTTTAGGCGCAACCTCGCAAAAGGCAACGGTTAAGGCTTCTGCAAACAAATCTTCTTGTACGTTTTGCAGGGCTATTAAAGTCCAGCCTTGTTTACCCCACTTATTGTTTACGGCATAAACATTTGTTTTATCTGCCATCGAAAAAACGTTTTGGCAAATCTCTGATAGTTTAAGACATGCTATTTTATTAGTAGCATCGCAGGTGGCAAATATTTTCTTTTTTACCCTAAACGAAGTTTTCTCGAAATGTGGCTCTTCTGTTGTTTCCGGAAATGATAGTGCTAATTTCCGGAAGGTTTCAATAGATACCATATTTTGAGCTTGTTGTTTAAAACTAATTTATCAAATAGCTGCTTGTACGGCCTTAGCAACAATTGGTGCAACAGTAGTATCTAAAGTGGAGGGCAAAATACGGTCGGCGGTGGGGTTGGGTATGCAGTTAGCCAAGGCATAAGCGGCAGCTAATTTCATGGCGGGCGTTATATGCGTTGCGCCACCATCTAAAGCACCCCTAAAAATAGCCGGAAAAGCTAATACATTGTTTATCTGGTTTGGAAAATCGCTTCGCCCTGTACCGACTACGGCTGCGCCACCTGCAAAAGCATCGGCAGGCAATATTTCGGGGGTGGGGTTGGCCAAAGCAAACACTATAGGGTTTGGTGCCATGGTTCTAATATCTTCGCTTTGTAATAATCCGGGGCCGCTTACTCCAATAAACACATCGGCATATCTTAGGGCAAGACGCAAATCGCCATCAAACCTTTGTAAATTGGTATAGTTTAACAAATCTTGCTTTACCCAATTTAAGCCGCGTCTTTTGGGGCCAATAATACCTTGACTGTCGCAAACAATAATATCTTTAACGGGTGTACATGCAGACCCCGAATAACCCTGGCACGACAGCATTTTGGCAATAGCCACGCCGGCGGCACCCGCGCCGCATATTACAACACGTATATCTTGCATTTGTTTGTTGGTAACTTTAAGGGCGTTTATTAGTGCTGCCAACTGCACAATGGCTGTTCCGTGTTGGTCGTCATGGAAAACCGGGATGCCCAGGTCTTGTAGGGCATCTTCAATTACAAAACAGTTTGGTGCGGCTATATCTTCTAAGTTGATGCCGCCAAAAACCGGAGCTATCATTCGAACAGCTTTTATTATTTCATCCGGATTTGGGTTTTTGGGGTCGCTAACCTGCAAACAAATCGGAAAAGCATCAATATTGGCAAACTTTTTAAACAGTAAAGCTTTGCCTTCCATAACGGGTATGGCACCTAAGGCGCCAATATTGCCCAAGCCCAGCACCGCCGACCCATCGGTAACAACGGCAACCGTATTGTATTTAATAGTTAGCTCTTTGGCGAGGTTAGGGTTTTGCTGAATGCGCAAGCAAGGCTCGGCTACACCGGGCGTATAAGCTAACGATAAATCGTCTAAGGTATTAACTTGAATTTTGCTCCTTACTTCAATTTTGCCGTGGTATTGGCGGTGCATGTTTACCGAACGTTCGGCATAGTTTTCTGTCGTTATGGACATAAATTGGGTTGGTTAATTTAGCGTTCTTAAAAAATTATAAGTGTATAGACGTGCAACGCACTTGAGGGGGGCAAAAAATAAAAAAAGCAGCCTTTTATTTGCTAAGACTACTTAACTTAACGAGCATTTAAAAGTCGGGGTGACTGGATTTGAACCAGCGACCTCTTCGTCCCGAACGAAGCGCGCTACCAAGCTGCGCTACACCCCGTTTGTTTTTATTTTTTAGTGTCGGTGGTTTATTCGAACGGGCAAAGTTACGTTATTGTATTTTCATTTTCAAAAAAAAACTTGTGTAAATTTGCTCTATGAAACAAGTATCGGTTGTGGTCAAATTTTTAAGAGATGCATTAGTAAATTTTAGATGCGTTTTTACGTGTTTTTTCCTGCTTATTTCCGGATATGGTTCTTATTTTACCTATGCGTATAACCAATATCCAATACCAAATACCTATTTTTTGCCTAATCCACAAAGTGGTATTTGCGTAAACAATATGGCTGTTTATAGCTGTGCGCCCCAGTACAATGCGGATAGCCAGCAAGAAGAACAACAACATCATCAAGATTATTATTTTAATTATAACAATTATATTAACGTGTCTGACTGCCAGCTTTTAGAGGTATATTGGCTTAACGATAATAACCAACCTTATATCCACTGGGCCCTTGGCATGGACGGGCAACCTGTTGTGTATTATTATTCTTACTATCCGGATGGCTATTTACAATACCTTACCGCTTACAATCAATATGGGCAATGGCTAATGGAGTGGGGGTATCAATACGTTGTGCAACAAAATGCTTCTTCGGCACCTCAACTTAGCAGCATGTACCATAATATTGGCAATATTTTAGTTAGCTGTACCCAATACACCTACTTCAGACAGTCGGCTAATTACAACAAACCACAAATAGCCACTATACAAACCACTAATAGCCAAAACCCACAGCAAATTAATACCGAAACTTTTGTGTATAGCCATAATGGAGGCCGCGCTACCGCTACACTTACCAACCAAGATGGGCAACTACTAAACCGACAAGAAATTACTTACAACAAGCAAGGCAAAATAATCCGGAAAACCGGCACTACCGGCCCAATACAAACCTACACCTACACCCCATTCGACAGCTTACAACAAAAATTATTGCGCTCTTCGTTCCGCGGCGATACCCTTTACCACGAATTGCACACTTATAATAAGGCACAAGTAGTAACTAATAGCAGCCAATTAAAAACCAATCCTGCCGGATATAATTATAAGAACAAAGGGCTGCCACCTGCTAACTACGAAAAAAATTTTTACCACTACTATTACGATGGTTTTGGCTTGATACGCATGTTGTGGCCCGAGTTAAATGAGGCGCAAAATCAGCCTCCGGCTTTAATATATACCTGGACTTTGCGCTGAAATACTTTGTTTATAATATACAATCGTTAAGCGCACTAAGCGCACAAATTCTAAAAATTTAAAATAACAACCGTATTTGCTGGCCATTATTTTTTTGTTCGTTTTGAACTTGCTGTTGTTGGCTTAAATAGAGGTTAATTATTTTGGGAAAAGCATACTGACTTAGCTCATTATTAGGCATCTTTAGCCAATCGGCGGGCAGCAAATGCGTTTGAGGGTGCAGGGGCAACTCGTAAAAGCAGGCAAATACCGTTTGATGTGTTAGTTGTTGCCTAAAAATTGGCGATACCTGCCGAACTAACTGCAAAAAATTGTTTGGCAACCACTCCGGATGAAATTGGGTATGGCCTGTAAAACTTGTAAAATCATGTAATTGCCGCGTTTCAACCACCGGAAACTGCCATAAATCTTGCCAAATATCTTTACCTGTTCGTTTGTGTATAAGGGTTTGATCGTCATATTGCATGACAAAATAATGAAAAAACCTATCAGTACGTTGTATTTTTTTGGCTTTAACTGGCAGCCTGTTCACTTGGTTAGTTAAAAAGGCTTGGCAATGCGTTTGCAAAGGGCAGTTGTTGCAATTAGGATTTAAAGGCACACATTGCAGCGCACCAAAATCCATAATAGCTTGGTTAAAATGTGCAGGCGGCGCACCTTCTAATAAAATTTGGGCTGCCTGCGCAAATTGTTTTTTGCCCACTGTACTGTCAATGGGGGTTTCTATGCCCAAATAGCGCGCTAATACCCGGTAAACATTGCCATCAACAACAGCGTGGGGCAAATTATAAGCAAACGAGGCAATAGCTGCGGCGGTATAAGCACCTATCCCTTTTAATGCCAGCAGGCCATCATAAGTATCCGGAAAAACTCCTTGCAACTCGTTGGCAATAATACGCGCGGTTTGCAGTAAATTTCGTGCCCTTGAATAATAACCCAATCCCTCCCAAAGCCGCATTACTGCATCGGTGGGCATATTGGCCAAGTGGGTTAGGGTGGGGCAGGCTTCAATAAAACGCAAATAATATGGTAAGCCCTGCTCAACGCGGGTTTGTTGCAAAATTACCTCCGACAACCATATTAAATAGGGTCGGTTGTGTTTTTCCAAGGCAGGTTGCGTTTGTTTTGCGCCCACCATTGCAGTAAATCGGCAGTAAACCTATGCACAAAAAATAAAATAAAATTTTTATGGTTTATTTATCTTGATTTTAACCGTTTTAAAATCAATGTTAAAGATGGTTAGTTTTCAGTTGCCAATTGGGCAAGCTTACAAAAAAAATACAGTTAATTAATTAATTTTGCGCAAACAAGAAACAAGAAATAAAAAAAAATTATTCAAAAACTTTAATTAATAACACAAAGATACAGCTTATAGAGCCAATTTGAGACCTTAACTAATTTATTAGAAGGTGTATGAAATTCGTTAAACGCGAAAGGAGATGCTGCCCATCTGAACGTATTTAAACAATTTCCGGAAAAATAAGTATTGATAAAACACTTGAATCAAAATAGCACTTTCCGGATAAAACATAATCATTGTATTTAGCTTTTAAATTATAATACTTTATGGCCATTATTAATACCGACCTGTTTGAGCTAATAAAAGCCTTAGAACCTGCCGAAAAAGCTTATTTTAAACGATATGCCTACAAACAGCAAAGCAGCCAAACAACAAACCTTGATGCAAATTCAAAACAAAATCCTTATTTGCAACTTTTTGACGCTATTGATAAACAAACTGCCTACGATGAAGCAAAATTGCTGACAAAATTTGCCAAACAAAATTTTGCCAAACAATTCTCGGTGGCAAAAAATTATTTATATAATCTTATTTTAGACTGTCTTTGCGAGTACGACTCTAATCGCAGCAATTATACAAAAACGATAACCTTGTTTTTACAAGCCAATGCCTTAGAACGCCGCGAACTAAGTAAACACGCTGTAAAAAAGCTCGACAATGCCCGGAAAGCCGCACTCGAAAGCGATTTGCAACCCTTTGCCGCTCAAATATCATATGATGCTTACAAACAAACACCTGTTACACAAATTGACGAGCGGACGGAGTTAATAACAGCAGCCCGTTTAAATGCTTTGCAATTTGCCGAAGAAATGACCTTAAACGACCTTAACAACGAAATTTTCCGGATGCAGGCAGAAACAGGTCTGCACCTTCGCAACGAAGAAATGACAGCGCGCTTATCAACTATATTAAATCATCCTTTATTAAGCGCACCGCCAACCAATCTTAGTTTTGGCGCGCAATTGCTTTATCACCAAATTTATATGCAGGCATATTATATGCAGCAGCAACACCAGTTGGTATATCAACATGCCAGGCAGCGACTCGACTTGTTTTTAAACGATGCCAACAAGCAAAAACAACGCCCTACCGATTATTTTGTTAGTTTAGACTCGGTACTGATTTCATTACTATCAGACGGCAGCCAACTGGCCGAGTTTGATGTATTAATTGAGCAATTTCATAATTTACAGCAGCAGCATGCCGAAGTTCCTTTTCCCAAAAAACTGCAACGCTTAGCTTTTTCGAGGTATTACCAGTTTAGATTGGTGCGTTACGTCAATACCTACGAAATGGACAAGGCCCTGCCTTATGCCGCCGAGGTAATTTCGCGGTTAAATGAGTATAATTTTCAGCCTTCTATGGCTATTTTGTTTAGATTTAATGCTGCCTGTGTGTTTTTTTACAATGGCAAATACCCCGAAGCGCTTGATGCCGTCCTCGAAATAATTAACGACAAACAAGCCGAACAAGAAGCCGCCGACAATTATGCTTTTGCCAAAATTCTATTTTTACTTATTCATTTTGAGCTGGGCAACGACCTGCTGCTCGAAAATGCCGCCCGCTCGACTTACCGCTTTTTGCAAGGACGGCAGCGATTATTTAAAACCGAAGGACTTATTCTTAAATTTATCCGGAAAGCAATTGACCAACCCGATTTTAAACCAACTACTCCTTTGTATAAAGAACTGCATGACGAACTTAAAGCACTCCTCCAGGCCGAACCATCTGAACAAAGAGCCCTTACTTATTTTGAATTTATGTACTATTTAGAAAGCAAGATACAAGGTGTGCCGCTACCCCGTTATTTCGAACAACTTAGAAATCAGTTAGGTCAACAAAAAAACTAAACGCACCAAACCAAATGGGTACAAACAAATAAAACAAGAAAAAAAGCCACACTTAACAACAATTAGGTGTGGCTTTTCAAATTTTATCGGAGCAAGGTTAAATTCCCTTTAAGTATTTGCTCGCTGCCGTTTATGTTGTTGAAATAGTTAGCATAATAAACATATACACCGGCCGGTGCTTGGTTGCCGTTGGGCAATTGGCCGTTCCAGCCTTGTATAGGTTCGTTGGGCGTTGATGTAAATACTAACTGCCCCCAGCGATTATAAACTTGCCAGGTTAATTTAATCTCCGGATGATTGATTTTAGGCGCAAACACATCGCTCAAACCATCGTTATTTGGGCTAAACGCCGATGGAAACATTATTTTTATTGCTTGTTCAACGCTTACCAAAACAGTATCAGCACTTATACAGCCATTGGCGTTTGTTGCTGTAACAATATAGGTAGTAGTTTCGGTGGGTTGCACAATTGGTGCCTGGCAATTAGGGTCGCAAATTAGGGGCTCGCCGTTTGCTGTCCAGGTAAATACTGGCGTGTCGGCAAGTGGGGTGTTTACGGTAGTGGTGGTTAAAAGTACTTGTGCAGGCGGTATTATAGTAGTGTCGGCAATGGTTTGTACGGTTAAGGAAGATAAGGTGATATTTTTTTCAAAGAATGTTGTGCAGTCGGCTTGAGTTAAAATTAGGGTAACGGTAATTTGTCCGGAGCTATTTGCCCATTCCTCGTCCGGAATAGTTAATAAAAATGGTCCTTCGCCTTCTAAGGTTTGCCCCCACGAAGTTTGCCAACTAAAAATACTGCCCGGAGGAGCATAACCCGAAAAGTTAATTTGCAACTCTTCGCCGGGGCATAAGGCGTCGGGGGTTGTAAAACTGGCGTTCAGGGGCGAGTCTTTAAGTTCAACAAATAGGGTGTCTGAGGCAGTGCAACCTTGCTTGTCGGTTACTGTTACGGCATAAAATCCTGTTTGCGCTACCACCAAATTTGGCTCTGTGCTGCCATCGCTCCAAAGATATTGCTCGTATAAACCGGGGGTTACTATGGTAAAGTTCTTTAGGCCACACAACGAGGTGTCGGGGCCAAGATCGTAGGTTTGCGGTTGGTAGGTTAAGGTTATGCTTTTGCTATCGCTGCACCCTTGTTGGTTGGTAACTTTTAGGGTGTAAACAGTGGTTTGGTTAACAGTTGCAGTTGGGTTGGCAATATTGGGGTTGCTTAACCCAGTAGCTGGCGACCACTCGTAATAATAGTTTGATACGCCGGGGTTGCCCAACAACATACTAAACGGCAAACTGCAAAAATTAGTATCCGGAGGTAAGTTTATAGCTGGCGGTGCCTCTACATAAACGGTAATCGTATCGGAGGCCGAGCAGTTGTTTGGGAAAGTAGCAGTTACTACGTATTGCGTAGTGGTATCGGGGGTAGCTATTGGATTTGGAATGGTGGGGTCGTTTAAGCCCGTTGCAGGCGACCAAAGATAGTCGGCACTTTCTATGCTTGCCCACAGTTGAGCCGATTGTCCTTGGCAAATAGCTATGGCATCGCCGGTTTCAATATCTACTTTGTTTACAAACACGCGCACCGAGTCTAAATGGGCGCAATACTCGCAATTAAAAATGGCCACATAATAAGTAGTGGTGCTGTCGGGGCTGGCAGTTGGGTTGGGGCAGTCGGTACAGGTTAGCCCATCTGTTGGCCACCAGCGGTAGTGCATACCGCCACTTGCGCCAATATCAATGGTTTGACCTTGGCAAATGGCTACATTTTTCTTATCTACCTTGCCTTCGGCTTTTGTTAAGTGGAGTTCCAATTTAGGGCGCTTTGCCGGACTTGGGTGGTCGCTTGAGGCAAATGACCACGAGCGGTAAGTTTCTTCGGTTTGCAGCCTAAATAAAAAGCCATAGCCATCATCCGGATTATTAACTATGTCGGTAACCAAGGGCAACACATCCATATCTAACAAGTCTTGTGTTCCGTTTAGTTTTGCAATACTATATTGGTTGGTGGTGGTAGTAGGGGGTTGGTTATTCCACGTAACAGTGTATTCGTTCCAAGGGTCAATAACACGCTGAAGCCATGCTTCGTTTTCTCCGGCATGTTTGGTGTTTTGTGCTAACTCGGGGTAATACAAACTCAAATAGGCAGCTTTTAAATTGTCATCTAAACATACTAAGCCAAGGTCAAATTCAATTAACGAGCGCATAGTTCCGGGAATACCGCTCCATGTCCACGTCATAGCATAATTAAATGCCGCTTGACTATTGTTTACATTCAGTTGGTCTTGCCTGCTAAAAATATAGGCATCTTTACCTTTTACTGTTCCGGGTTGTAATACGTATTTGCAGTAATCTATATCATCAACTATAATTGATTTGGTAATTGTGTCCGAGCCGCAGCCGTTCGAGGCTACCAAAGTTACGTCATAGGTTCCGGATGTTTTATATTCGTAAACCGGATTTTCGATGGTATCGGTGGCGCCGTCGCCAAACCACCATTGATAGGTTTCGGCTTGATACGATTGGTTTAAAAAGTGAAAAGTAAATTGGTTTTGCACAATGGCAAACTCGGCAGATGGTTTTTGACAGGCAGTACAAAGCGAGTCGGTTGGGGTTAGTGGGGCATTATTTTGAACAATTTTGTCGGTACGATTGGCAAAGGCCGCAGGCGAGGCACTGGCGCTTAAATTTGTTTTATTTATACTAATAGTTTCAACGTTTGGAGATACTTCTGTGTATAAACATTCGGGGGTTATTGAGTCGTTTAGTTTAAGTAACAACAAATCGGTATCGTCCGTACCAAGGTTGGTTTGCCGCACTAACAAAGCCATTCCACAGTCGCCGGTAGCTGCTAAGTCATAAGTTTCTTCCGAGCCTTCTTTGCCGTAAATCTTAGCGGTTAATAAATTACCGTCTTCGTCAACGGTGGCAAAAAACACATCCGGAAGGCCATTATTGTAGCTTTGTGAGTTTCCGGATACAAAATAATTGCCATCGCAGGTTTTGCGAATACGGGTAAACGCTTCGCTATCTATTCCGCCATAAGTTTTAGCCCAAACTACGTCGCCATTGGTTTCGTTTATTTTTATTAGTAGCCCGTCGGTTTTGCCCGCGCCGTCGCTGTCGGTGCTACCTGCCAAAATAAACCCGCCGTTGGTAGCTGGAATAATATCGTTCAAATGCTCGTTTTCGGTATTGCCATACCCCCGCGACCAGTTTACTTTTCCTTGGCTGTCAACGTTTAACAAATAAATATCGTAGGTATTACCTGTTGTTTGAAAACCGCCACACACCAAATAACTGCCATCGGGCAGGGCAAGCAGCCTGCGCACATATTCGTTGTTTTGCATGTCGTAGGTTTGCATCCAAAGGGTGTTGCCGTTTTCGTCTAACTCGGTAGTAAATAAAGAGTAAACGCTATAGATGCCGGCACCCAAAAAATGCCCGTTTGGCAAAGGTATAATTTCGCCAAAATAGTCTGAAATGTCTTGTCCAAAGACGCGCTTCCAAAGCATATCGCCATTGGCGTTGGTACGCAATATCAAATTGTCGGCCCAGCCATCGGGGTTGTACGCTGTGTTAACGCCCCAAGCAAAATAGCCATCGTCATTTGGCATCGGAATTACGCCCGTTAAAATATCTTCTTTTACATCGCCGTAAGCGGTAGCCCACTCCATTGTGCCAAAGTTATCGGTTTTCACTATTAAGGCATCGTAATTACCCGCGCCAAAACTATAGGTAGTGCCTACGGTTACAAACCCGCAATCGGCGGTGGGGTATATAGCGTGGCCATAGTCGGCAAAATTACCACCGTAGGTTCTAGCAAAGGCAGTTGGCAGGGCACAACCGCCCTCAACAATTACGGTAGCACTACCACTTACAGTTCCTGTTGGGCAGTTGGCAGTACTTACAGATACTAAACTGTAGGTAGTGGTAGCTACGGGACTTACATTTAAAATTAAAGGATTTGTTTCGATATTGGTTAAGTCAAAATTAGTAGTACCATCAGTATAGGTTAAATTCCATGGTTTAGGACCTGTTAAATCAACACTTATAACAGCATTGTTGCCTAAATTTATGGTTGTCCCACCGTACATTGAAGCGGTTGGTGGCCCTATATGAATAATTTTTTCAAGCGTGTCGCAACCTAAATCATTACAGGATATTAGTTGTACAGCAAAGTCGCCATCGGTATTCCAAATAACTTGGGGGTTTTGCGTTGTGTCGGTAGCGGGCAGGCCATTGGTAAAAGTCCACTGCCCCAGTTGGGGTTGTGTATAGTTTTATCGGTAAACTGTATGGGCGTATTATTGCAGGTGGAGATGGGATTTGCCTCAAAATTGACGATAGGAGTAGTTATTAAACAAGCCGTAGCCAAATAGGCATCAATAAGGCCTGAACCTAATTTTCCGGAATAATCCGGATTGTTAATTGCATCAATATTAATTGCAGTTGTCAACAAACAGTTTTCGACATCATCGGGGGTTAAATCGTTATCGAAGCCCACTAATAAGGCGGCTAAACCTGCAACTAAGGGGCAAGCCATTGATGTGCCGTTGTTAAACCCATACGAAGTGAGGCTGCCTGCTAACGAGCTGTAAATATTTACACCCGGCGCCATTATATCTATACAAGTGCCATAATTTGAAAAATCGGCTTTTTGGTTGCCTTCATTAGTTGCCCCTACACTTATTATATGGTTGTAGCACGATGGGTAGCGAGGGTCGGTTGTGTTATCGTTTCCGGCGGCGGCAATTAAAATAATCCCTGCGTTATGGGCAAGGGTAAACATGTCTTGATAGGTTTGCGAGTACAACGACCCACCCCACGACATGCTAATAATATTTGCATTTGCTGCTATGGCGTAGGCAACCCCTTCGTAGGGGCTTTCAATAGCGGGCGGAAAAGGGGAGTTATTGGCTTTGCATTTTATGGGCAATATACGGGTATTAAATCCTAAGGAGGCAATGCCTGTATTATTATCAGTACTTGCGGCTGCTATACC
The sequence above is drawn from the Sphingobacteriales bacterium genome and encodes:
- a CDS encoding PKD domain-containing protein, with protein sequence MSKFLQTIAVFLFVVFALAGNFLPAQAQMCVASFDILLPDPDEPLLAKFINTSQVINPADKIIQSMWSFGDGTANNSFNTAHNYANPGTYLVCLTTTTNLGGTCTFCDSLVLVGEPLSCEAKFTYTDTDLTVSFTNNSIVNEGELLLTLWDFDDGTTSILPNPTHTFKNEGSFNVCLTITTTKGCKQQSCYNITVINSANCEAKFNAVADSLTPLVFYFDDASSGTADTWSWSFGDGTVGTGANVQHVYTMAGTYYVCLTIANSMGCSSYTCQTITVIDNENICLAKYTYNASGDLTVKFTDASKTDGIDDIITNWTWTFGDGTASNEQNPEHVFTANGFYDVCLTITTKSGCTNTICNTINLSNTGSLCGIITAADLIFDFDATVYLIYHDPIEETLIAIDSTFIDNDSLNMGKFCFENITPGFYLIKAGLNPASKDYDNYLPTYYASVANWSEATPIEVKKGETQNITFNLIPGENPGGPAFIGGYIADGAGKQTGGNPSSNISVILLNENQTPIAQTLTNAIGNYQFENLPYGNYYITTDVLNKTSDKQAISLSADTPNPQNIDFEVNNNHVNATNTTAIDELLIETWIDCFYGNPNPVINLLSVYVCANESFSATIQFFSADSGTAIYNLNVNIVPGLNIFNINAGWLPAGAYICKLSPSGYGFVFVKL
- a CDS encoding TlpA family protein disulfide reductase, whose product is MNKYTVIFNAVAVLFIAAMVYCLFVGCNRQGIALQKLNLYTLNGELVNWDTLKGKTIVANFWATWCGPCLQEKPFLEQARLALEKEGVVFLTISEEDTTTIAQYKNQKKYGFTYLKSDNNFKMLGIFSIPQTYIINKEGKVIHSQLGGRNWANPESLDLIRQAL
- a CDS encoding MmcQ/YjbR family DNA-binding protein, which codes for MVSIETFRKLALSFPETTEEPHFEKTSFRVKKKIFATCDATNKIACLKLSEICQNVFSMADKTNVYAVNNKWGKQGWTLIALQNVQEDLFAEALTVAFCEVAPKKLAELVRRTSNEK
- a CDS encoding NADP-dependent malic enzyme — translated: MSITTENYAERSVNMHRQYHGKIEVRSKIQVNTLDDLSLAYTPGVAEPCLRIQQNPNLAKELTIKYNTVAVVTDGSAVLGLGNIGALGAIPVMEGKALLFKKFANIDAFPICLQVSDPKNPNPDEIIKAVRMIAPVFGGINLEDIAAPNCFVIEDALQDLGIPVFHDDQHGTAIVQLAALINALKVTNKQMQDIRVVICGAGAAGVAIAKMLSCQGYSGSACTPVKDIIVCDSQGIIGPKRRGLNWVKQDLLNYTNLQRFDGDLRLALRYADVFIGVSGPGLLQSEDIRTMAPNPIVFALANPTPEILPADAFAGGAAVVGTGRSDFPNQINNVLAFPAIFRGALDGGATHITPAMKLAAAYALANCIPNPTADRILPSTLDTTVAPIVAKAVQAAI